Below is a genomic region from Pontibacillus yanchengensis.
ACGTGGTTATCGTACAGGCCAAGGTGAAGCTCCTATAAAAGAAACATTAGCTGCAGCCTTAGTCCAGCTTACAAATTGGAAACCAGATCACCCGTTCGTAGATCCATTTTGTGGTTCAGGTACAATCCCTATTGAAGCGGCATTAATTGGACAAAATATTGCTCCTGGATTTAATCGCGAATTTGCGGCAGAAGAGTGGGACCTAATACCTTATAATTTATGGGAAGATGCATATAACGAAGCGGAAGAAGCCGCAAATTACGACCAGCCACTTTCTATAACAGGATATGATGTAGATCAACGTATGATAGAAATAGCTAGAGAAAATGCTTTAGAGGCAGGTTTGGGAGAATTAATCAATTGGAAACAATTGCAAATTAAAGATTTCAAACCTACTCAACCAAACGGATATATCGTAGGTAACCCACCATATGGTGAACGTTTAGGAGAGAAGGAACAAGTTGAACAAATGTATAAAGACCTCGGTCAAATTATGCAAGATTATCCTTCTTGGAGCGTGTACATCATTACTTCCAATGAAGATTTTGAAAAACTATATGGCAAGGAAGCAAGCAAACGTCGTAAGCTTTATAATGGATTTATTAAAATTGATTACTATCAGTATTTTGGAAAGCATGAAAAATAAGAAAAGCCAGCTATTATTAACTAATAATAGTTGGCTTTTTTCTATAAAAGTTATTATCTATGTAGTAATAAGATAAGTGATTATTAATATTGAATGCATTAATAATTGAAGTTTTTTGTATGTACAAGAAAAGGGTTAAAACTAAGAGGTTATTGTTTTATTATTCTTTGGATTATTTGTATAATAGTAAAGAAGCAAAAATTGGAATTTTTAAAAAATAATCATCAAGTTATTAGGAGGAAGATTATGGGGGAACAATGGAATCAATTAGAACAACAATTTATGGACTATACAAAAGAAATGAGTCAATATGAGGAAGCCATTGGTCTTATGTTTTGGGATCTACGCACAGGTGCGCCTAAAAAAGGTGTGGAAGGTCGTTCAGATGTAATAGCAACATTATCACAAAAGGTTCATGAAATGACTACATCTGTTGAAATGAAGGGGTACATAGATGAATTAAAAGGTAATACAAATGACCCCATCATCCAAAAAAGTATAGAAGAATGTGAAAAAAATTATAATCAATACTCAAAAATCCCTTCAGAAGAATACAAAGAATATGTATCACTTCAATCTAAATCAGAAGCAGTTTGGGAAGAAGCAAAAGAAAAAAATGACTTTGAGATGTACCGTCCTTATTTAGAGAAAATGGTTGAATACAATAAACGCTTTGCCGAATACTGGGGATATGAAGATCATATTTATAACGCTTTATTAAACAACTTTGAACCAGGAGTTACGGTAGATGTTTTAGACCAAGTGTTTCCGAAAGTACGAAAAGAACTTACAAATTTGTTGCAAAAAATCCAGACATCTGATGTGAAACCTAATCCATCTGTATTAACTGGAGAATTCCCTAAGCAACTTCAGCAAGATTTCAGCTTGGAAATTCTCAATCGAATGGGATATGATTTTGAAGCAGGACGTTTGAACGAAACGGTACATCCATTTGCGATTGGTTTAAACACAGGAGATGTGCGTGTAACAACAAAGTATGATGAAGCTGATTTTCGTACAGCTGTATTTGGAACTATTCACGAAGGTGGTCATGCTTTATATGAGCAGAATATTGATCAAAAACTAGCTTATACTCCTTTAGCTGGTGGTACTTCAATGGGTATCCACGAGTCTCAATCATTGTTCTGGGAAAACTTTGTAGCAAGGACAGAACCATTTTGGAAGAATCATTTTGATTTATTCTTAGCAAATGCTCCAGAAACATTTCGATATGTAGATTTTTATGACTTTTTCAATGCAGTAAATGAAGTGAAACCATCATTAATACGTATTGAAGCGGATGAACTCACTTATTGCCTTCATATCATGGTTCGTTATGAACTGGAGAAAGCCTTAATTAATAGTGAGATTGAAGTCCAGGATTTACCTAAACTTTGGAATGATAAGATGGAAGAATATTTAGGCGTTCGCCCTACTTCTGATCGTGAGGGTGTGATGCAAGACGT
It encodes:
- a CDS encoding THUMP domain-containing class I SAM-dependent RNA methyltransferase, giving the protein MPKKVTLIATSAMGLESVVAQEVKQLGYEDVTVENGRVRYTAEISAIPRSNLWLRTADRVKLLVGEFEATTFDELFEQTKALPWEEYVPEDGAIPVIGKSVKSTLYSVPDCQSIVKKAIVERMKKKYGLATHLEESGPMHRAEIAIHKDHAMLTLDTSGSGLHKRGYRTGQGEAPIKETLAAALVQLTNWKPDHPFVDPFCGSGTIPIEAALIGQNIAPGFNREFAAEEWDLIPYNLWEDAYNEAEEAANYDQPLSITGYDVDQRMIEIARENALEAGLGELINWKQLQIKDFKPTQPNGYIVGNPPYGERLGEKEQVEQMYKDLGQIMQDYPSWSVYIITSNEDFEKLYGKEASKRRKLYNGFIKIDYYQYFGKHEK
- a CDS encoding carboxypeptidase M32, yielding MGEQWNQLEQQFMDYTKEMSQYEEAIGLMFWDLRTGAPKKGVEGRSDVIATLSQKVHEMTTSVEMKGYIDELKGNTNDPIIQKSIEECEKNYNQYSKIPSEEYKEYVSLQSKSEAVWEEAKEKNDFEMYRPYLEKMVEYNKRFAEYWGYEDHIYNALLNNFEPGVTVDVLDQVFPKVRKELTNLLQKIQTSDVKPNPSVLTGEFPKQLQQDFSLEILNRMGYDFEAGRLNETVHPFAIGLNTGDVRVTTKYDEADFRTAVFGTIHEGGHALYEQNIDQKLAYTPLAGGTSMGIHESQSLFWENFVARTEPFWKNHFDLFLANAPETFRYVDFYDFFNAVNEVKPSLIRIEADELTYCLHIMVRYELEKALINSEIEVQDLPKLWNDKMEEYLGVRPTSDREGVMQDVHWSGGAFGYFPSYALGYMYAAQFHSAMKQELDVEKIIGKGDFDQIRSWLTENIHQYGKMKKPLEILEDVTSEKLNPEHLINHLTEKYQKVYNF